Part of the Ptychodera flava strain L36383 unplaced genomic scaffold, AS_Pfla_20210202 Scaffold_29__1_contigs__length_4469600_pilon, whole genome shotgun sequence genome, aagagcttatatgatgagtctgagtggcgtctgtatgtctgcatatttgtgggtatgtatgtgtggatgtatgtccatcacacacaaaggctcccataccgccaaagctaccaagtgtgcaggagtggtggcagtatgTGGTGGCAACAAGTGTGCAgtagtggtggcagtgaactgaatcagcccacacatctgaataagaggattttgacctttaacatatttgtatgcagggtacctattatgtttgggagtgatagcagtaactgaaacagctaatttgtcatttcctgtcattgtttatgaactgtgacatattaacagatctgctgaaaccatatggatgtctatttttgtacatccatggtaattctctgctatgcatgttgctaaagttgaccttcagtacctaaagtttcagaccttatttacttttgtcattcttaattttctggtttaaatatttcttgttgttttgctggttgtatttcttgttgtttttctggttatactgtgcagaaattgtcataaaatcaatgcataattttcctgcactgaacagatagaaataacacttatttttgatctttggtatgtaccaattctgatcaaatttgagtgacaccgtataattgcggtatttttcaaaattgtggtgaaatttgcatggttgtatttttaaggcaatgtttgtcatttttggtcaaacaaaatctttaaaaatcttcttcaaaacaaaagatggctttgatatttggtacaaagGTCACAAGGGATAATCTACTTtaacatttgttaaaattgagcagaaatatgcaaatttgtatttttatgcaatatttgtaattttgtcaaaaaatttgttccatcaaaaccacttgtctgacagctatgatatttggtatacaggtttataGGTACGGGCAAGATGTGACGAATTCAAATTCAGATGAAATCttcagtttttgtatttttcgggtaatttttgccatttttgttcaaaaaatgtttttctcaaaacaaaAGCACTGATTTAATAGATTTGGAATTCGTATACAGGtttgtaccggtacatgaactaaaaatatgatatattgaaattatgatgaaatctgaaattttgttttttaaaggcaatttttgccatttttggtcaaaaagtcttTCTCCCAAATTACACttctgataactttgaaattttgtatacataCTTCCACAGATTAAGTTAATGTtgtatattgaaaatatgatgaaatctgcaagtttgaattttttggggcaatttttgtaaattttgataaaaaaaaatgtttctcaaaaagaactgatctgatagctttggctTTTTTGtacacaggttcctacagatgaactaaatgtgattaTTGAAAACatgggggcattttttgccatttttggtcagaaaatttgattttaattatgatgaaatctacaattttgtattttttgcagctatttttgccttTTTCTGTCTAgccattgaaatgagctatcaaagatttccaccttcttcatcaatacgtgtcaaaaaaattattctctacataacacagcggagctatatcggccactAGGTCACTTGTTTGTATATAGCAATGACACAGCTGACCTTGAAAGACTGCTTGACTTTATTCGTCCCTGCCACAATTTATAAGATACATTCCTAAGGATTGAATTGACGtctataaataaaaaaaccttCAGTGCATTCAGTTTTGATACATAGCATAATGAACTAATacatttaaagccccaatagctgctaattttatgcattattttcatgattttatattcaaACCACAGTTGGTTCATTTAAATGTGCttactgaaggacatgtattgAAGTATTACTGTTCGCGGATTTGGATCACGCTTACatgttttaacaggctgaataataaacgggtgcggcacacataaaatggcgccctcttgggaaaatacaaaacacagtatttcctgcataaacacatcgtgatcataccagaaacaagcatgatacCATTTACTTGAAAGCACAACACACACGAtgatcaacattttgttgttgtaatctttattttttctgtcatatgattagttttttgaaaatagcggaaaatcaaaaatgatgttaaatctttggatttacatgccacttttgacacaatggcagtgttatacacttttgcagtctttaatgggtcttctTCAAAGAATACTCATGGAAAACTGAGGATGTTTTGAGATCGCTTAATtaaacatttgcagctattggggctttaatacgGAAATGAGCTGATTTTGATATGTTACTCTTATCCATATTTGAGCACAACTTAAAGTGTAGCCGGCcttgaaaaatttatttgtgacaatcattaaatatgcatattagaaAATTATGAGCAAATTATAGCAACCAAAATATCAGCATAATTATATTTAGGTATAAATTTATATCTATTGCACAAATTCATTGGATATGCAAATAAGTTAGTAATCAGaatatcatttttagctcacatttggtataccaacgtgaggttatcgtataagctgaatcagttcatttgcatccatttgcatgtctgtatgtatgtatatgcatgtacctatgtatgtttgtatgtttgtctgtccacgtcaaaaacccataaaccgcagcacctactgtcttagtatttgctgtacaggtgcacctaggggtggagatgtgaatttgttctaatgaacttgtcagtgtcaaaaatatgcaaataaggtgaaaaaaaggaaaaccctgcaaattgctcaaactctgtaaccgttgatCAGATAGGGTGAAACTTGGcatgcaggttcctttaggtattatAAAGTAAGTCGGATGGAATTTGCATGTTATTACGGTATTTTTGGGgtgttttttagctccgctgtcagagacgcggagcttatctgataggctgattgtccgtcgtcgtccgtccgtccgtccgtccgtcaacaatggtcttcttctctgaaaccgcaagtcagatttctttgaaatttggtatggaggttcataggagtgacctcactcaagtttgttcaaattgtggtgaaatttgcataattgtatttttggggcaatttttcctgtttttggtaaaaaaatcatcttctctgaaaccgctcgtccgattgctttgaaatttgatgtgcagtttacttagggtattgttcaaatcatggcgaaatttgcatattgtattttcaaggcaatttttgtcgtttttggtaaaaaaatctttaaaaatcttcttcttcaaaactaccagtcagatagctttgatatttggtacatatgtccctagggatgatctatttcagatttgttcaaattgtgcagaaatatgcaaatttgcatttttaaggcaatttttgccattttttggtcaaaaaatgtttttctcaaaaagtactggtctgatactttgaaatttggtatacaggtttgtatagatgaactaagtaatatatattgaatttctgatgaaatctgtaattttgtgtttttggggcaatttttgccatttttggtcaaaaaatgtgtatttccaaaactactcatctgatagctttgtaatttggtatacagtttcctacagatgaacttaataatatttattgaaattatgatgaaatctgcaatttgttatttttgggtaatttttgccatttttggtcgaaaaatgtgtttctcaaaaagtactggtctgatagctttgaaattcgatatgcaggttcctacagattaactaaatttgatattttgacattatgatgaaatctgcaattttgtatttttggggcaatttgtTGCCAattctgttaaaaaaatttgtttcaaaaaactgCAAgtggatagctttgatatttggtatacaggttccaagggattattgtaatatgtgatatactgaaattatggtgaaatctgcaatttttatttttggggacaattattgccatttttggtcagaaaattttattctctaaaAACTACTTGTCAGATAGCTTTAGTGGACGTGTTCTTTGGAATGATCCgatgtaaaaattcaaattatgatgaaatcttcaattgtatatttttgcagctattttagcctcttttttctggccattgaaatgagctatcaaagatttccaccttatTCACCAAcaagtgtcaaaaatagttattctctacataaacacagcggagctatatcggccgctaggtcgcttgttttcagtttttagtcaaaaaatctttttctctgaaaccactcatctgattgctttgaaagtttgtATACGGTACATGTTCCTCcagatgacctcagtcaagtttatacaaattgaactgaattttcagatttgtaatttttgggcaattttctgaatttttggtcaaattttttttttatcaaaaaattaccaatctgatagctttgatattttgtatacaggttccgaaggttgatcaaaatcagtttatggatgaattatgaatattatgaggttattacgaaaatacggCAAAGGATGCaagaggacattggcgcagcgtatcgcctgacgtgaagcggagggcgatgcgcggcgccaatgtccgagtgcatcctttgcggtattttcgtaataaccttattattatacatcttacattcctgatcggggcatcaaaatgtcggagtagtgaccgtttaaCGCgcccgattttatcgcgccagtgtggaacgctacctcggacgcgcttctgcaagttttggagtgtgcactacacacatacgtactacagagcgcgcgagagacatgttctggcactcgtcgaagggtcccttgaaaccgttctacagtgaacgcgcagatacagccgcagagAATGGGGAaacgccttgaaaccgtacatgttacggaacgggcgggagttccgtacggcttttttagcgcacgctaaattctattgttctcgatggtagatttatgaatattgttagatatcttgaattttgtatttttgcagaatttttgggatatttttctcattttaaataaaaattattcttctctgaaaccgccagcccaatcgctctcaaattttggtttgatctttgcgagggtgttactcttctaatttgttgaaattatgacaaaattgggaaaattactattttggagcaattttgtcatttttggtcaaaaaatcgtaaacagtattttcttttgaaaacccctggacaggcagcttttatatttggtacacagatgtacagagatgacagtagttagatatgtggaaattgtcatgaaatacacaagtttgtatttttaagacaatattgtcatttttgatcaagaaaacaggttctcaaaattacttatttgatagctttgtaatttggttcAAAACAGCCTGAACGGAGGGTCCCGagagatgttattagataaattttctgctcaaagtgtttggaaaccctcaaatttgtatattttaggtaactttctcagtttgtgaccttaaatgacactcaccaacccaggatatgttatGAGACAGTTccaaaggctgtgaacataattttgtcatatttggtatcaatttgtagtaaaatttgatccagaaaacaaagctcaggtaaattttttcattgcagaccaatttttgcaacttttctatgtaagatatacaagaactgatgagaaatttggatccaggataattcataattcattcataaaactgtataaagtTCACCTACGGTACAAGCACACAAATTtccaaagcaatcaaaacagtggttcttgagttattaatttgtGACTATTTTCACCtattgtaagctcatttgcatgattttggcaatgcaaacttcatttgaacaaaacccCATCTATACGGTAGGCCaggatgcatcaacacaccaaataccaggTTGAAAAGTGCAGTGGTTTGTGAGTTtcgatgttgacggacatactatacatacacacatacacacatacatatggtacatacatacatacatacatagatgcatacagacgccaccaactTCAACTTATAGGATAACCTCACAttgatataccaaatgtgagctaaaaggGCAAGCTAAGCAGACACCAAGCGATATATTTGCTACCATAATGGCAATCATGACCTCaggtaacctttgacctcatctATCTGTTCACATCTTATTTCAATTTGATTGTATTATTTGTTTGATGACTGATGACAATCAAGCATTCTGAATTATCTATGTTTGGGAGAAGATATGATCATTGTGTTTGACTGATATGAGATTAACTGAATACATATTACAGGACACTTGCATTTAAAAAACAGAGCATTTTTAGTCCcctttctgcactgataatatgcaatcttaAGTTGTTCTATCAGATATTACATAACACTGAGTCAACAACAAGGGCAAATGATTGTCTGTAGGAGTAAAGTGTTGAGCTTTGCCCTACACAATCACTTATCGCTATCTCTAATCGCATACATTGTAAACAGCTTATATGGCCAACAATTTTAATTGGATGAAAATACCCGTCTTTCTGGCCCATGAGTCCGGTATTTTTTTTGCTCTGTTTTTTTAGATGGGAGTGACCCGTCATGATGAATTACCAGATTTCTGTTAATTTCTATGAAAGGAGATTGCTTATCACAGACCAAGTTATCAATAATTGGAACTTTACTGAACaagcacgcacttagtatacacaggatttcactagaatttagaaataaaagccagTGTCACCTGCATGGCTCCACTGTCGCTACGCGCAACTACAATCTGAGcactggctttgtgtacgaatggaacatTTGTGGATAGCAACGTgtgtagtaaccagaatcgagatagttcagaaatgcatgcAATTGCttatatttgggcaccgggccggggtgtgatacgtaaaaaaatgcacggatctgagggcgctttctcccaaagctttacacaggcacgtgaatgtaggtatatgataaatacatgtagtattCTCTACAGGTGTATTACCAATGTAACAATTTAATCTACTAAGCTTGTTCTATCTGGCTGCGATTATCACCAGGTGTGTGTCTTAAAACATGTGAAAGAATCAGCAAAGCTATGACAGCAAAGCTGGACCAAGCTATGatatgttattatttacattccTGGCACAATATACTGAGGCCAATTTATTCTTCTCCCATCTGCAAAAATACCTCTAAGCTACGCATGTTGCAATCAGCAAACATTCCATTCATCATCACAAAGCCAGCGAGATTCTTACATCTCGTCATTCTGATCGTACAGGCGATATTGAAGATCTAATTCAGGTGATATTGCTCAGCGTTTTGTATTAAAGTCCGGTGTTAATTAAGTGGGCTATCGATGATATCTGTGTTTTTGAGAGATTTGAAGGTGAActcaatatatatcagatcaagtACGATGATGTAATATATAAGCTGAGCCATCAACCGTACCCCTTTCCAAACTTAAAAGGctcaatatttctttcaatgaaattttttgctGATGATTGCATCTAAAATCTGGTGTTATGTGATAATTGCATGTaatgaaatttatgataatttacAGCATGTCGTTCCTCATAAGTGATTGGATTAGCCATCACTccgaaatatttacaaaaaatatcaataattgtTTGATTTTGCATGTTTTCTATCTCAGAATctttgaataatattttaattgcattatatatcattccataaggtatatgataaaaccttaaCAGCCTAAAACGGGGTTTGCGAATCTCAACACAACAGGCCCTTGCACGCCTTTGCCCTTCTGAGCCCAACCTTAGTCTGCAAATCCATATCAGGGCCATAAAGATAAATATTAACAAACTTCTCCTTGATAACAAAGCTTAAATTTTGGTTCCGCACAGAATTACAATCTACATTTTTAACAGTAAGACTTCAAGAAGTACTCTACCTACAAAGAGAAATTTAGGATTTTgattattcataattttattcttttatttaaATTTCCAACAAATTTCAATAGTTCAAGATatgtacaaataaaaatatttcaaataatgttCCTTCGAATATAAATTCTCTCTGTCTTTTATTAATCAATAGTTCAAGgatcaaattatgaaaatctgaattttttGATGTCTACAAGTAGAATTCATGCACCCTAAATGGCAGTGAATGATCtattgttttgtgtttgtaattgtaacaaattggattcatttgtaattctgaaAAATCTCAAGTTATGAAAAACATGTACTATTTCAGTATCTCCAACAATGTGACTCTAAAAGACATACCACAAGTAATACTAAAATGTCAAAAGCAAATTCTTGATTCTCAAGCATTCTGTGAGAGCTTTTGAAAGACACCTTGTAAGAAATGTTTGACCTTCAAACCTGGCCTGCCTGAATATGAAAACACTGGCCAATAGTTGAAAATCATGTGACATTAGCAATACAGAATGCTGTAACAATTCTCAACCACACTCAAACTTTGTGTCTTATTACTTTGTTGTTGAACTCTTGTACTTTCATCCTCAATAGTGCAACCTAGACGTGTACTACATGAAGGCTTTGATGTCACATCTTAAATGGGACAGCCAGGCTGCTATGAAGGtatgataaaattattttgatatcaaatgttacatgtacatgtacaaaatagCCGCAGGCAATTGCTCCAGTAAAAGTCAATCAATTCACTTCATTATTAGAGCCCATCAAGACTTATTATTTAATAATAGTTTTACACCTCAAAGGGTAATATACTAGTATACATTTAAACCCCGCTGAATACAACACAATTGAAATATCATCATGGTCGGGGGTAAAGGTAAACTTTATTGCAGTAGACTGAAATGTAGCCAACTCGCGCCAACGACTGGAAGAGAAATACAAAGCTTGCAAAGTTCTgggtaaaaaagaaaaaattgctCAGGATGTAAACTGTCTGCTCTACCATTTATAGCAAGTAGTGATGAGGGCCATGAGGTAGCCTCGTCCAAGGGTAACAGTGGAGACATAACCTCTCTCCCTGCTGtttaaattacagtaaaaacaGGTTGTTACTGTGTATGATATACTGGTAAGTTGTGGACAATAAATAACTGGCCTTCTCAACTTTATTACAGTTAAGCCAACACTGGTGAGCAGATCTGCATCTCACATCACCTGTTGACTAAAACAAAGAAATGACTGAACTCAAAATCACAATCCTCTTACAGCAGAAATATATTATGAAAGTGTGATCACCGTACAGGTAAATTATTTTAGACTATTCAATATAATAGTACATTCAACATAATATTGAAATGGTTGATATTTTGTGAGACAGCGGCTGTTAAACATATCAAAGCTGTACTACTGGTATGATAAAAACAAAACGTGTAATATAATGAAAACTAAACATTGATGGCATTATGACATTTGGAACTATAGGATTATGATTAAAGCACTGCATTACATCTTATAGATCTTTCTCTTTCATTGGCCCtgttttatggaacaaacttcctTCTGACCTTCGCCACTCCAGCTCTACCCTTTCTTTCCGTCGTTCCCCTCAAGACTTATCTCTTTAAACAGTAGTTTAACCTTTTTCGTTTACCAAGTCTCCAGTTCCGGTGTTTCAACATTTCCtcttttatattgtatttttgtcacaattgtGCCTAGAGCTCTGTTCAGTGATTAGACGTATTACAAATGtactgtattattattattattattattacattcCAGCATGTTTGAAAACAATGTTACTGTGATAGAGAGTGAAAGAAAGAcaatttctcacattcctggccgctgggagtgcggcattgacagtgtgggaaaaatcgatcccatactctcagaaaccgtcccacacgagctctgattggataataaacagtctgttttgttccacgcgcaaaatgttatccaatggcacgacgagtaacacacggactagaactacaaagtaagcaggtcaaagtacagtggcagacgacagagttgtcacgatttttgataatattgtacgtgtccaatatgaatttaacgcattttgtggtcatgtgagaaaaagaatctcacacaccaaggacctgggatcagatttctcacacgagttggggatattttgtctcacactcgcctgcggctcgtgtgagacaaaatatccccaactcgtgtgagaaatctgatcccaggtccttggggatgtgagattctattattcccGTTTTATTGACAAGAAAGTCATTATAATTCCCATTCTAATTTTATTGCCACCAGTCATTACTATAAAGCCTACTCCCAGAGTATTACATTCCAGCATATTCAGAAAGATATGTTGCATTCATTATCCAATTATTCATTAGAAAGTTTGAACATCTGTATCCTATGGAGTTTCATCATACAGTAATTTCCATTGTTCGTGAAGGTGGAATTCAACAAAATCTACTAATAGTAACTGAGGAGTGTCATTGGCTGCAATTGACATTTGACCAATACTTTATGTAAAGACTGGGAAAGCATGACAGTATTTgacagatttaaaaaaaaatacacatcaaatgATTCAAAGTGACACTGTGAACAATGGCTAACCAAACACCTGCGGATTTGTGTGAAGTAATTCTACTGATTAAAAACTACAACATTTGCACATGTTCAAGTTTGTCAGTACAATTTAGAAGGATTTTGCTAAACATGCATATTCCTGGACCGCAAGCAATCACATGAGACAGTACATGGCAATAATTATTCTGAAAATGTTATGCCTTTGACTGTTCTAGTGAAATTTGGCCAAAATAGTGTATAACAATTAGGTTAAAATACTGTGAGTTATATTCTCGCACATCTTATATTTTAATTGGTATGGTCTCTGATCCTTCATGTTTCCCAGTATCCCTAGTGTTTTGTAAATACACTTATATTACTGTTTTCCAAACACCAACATGATACAAAATTCCAAATATAGTAGGATGCTTACTTCAGTATACTTTTTATTCATGCAGCAAAATGGCAAACCCATCTTCTGAAGCACTGCTTGTATCGACATCATGGAATACAGCATCAGATGACCTGACATCACAACCAACTACAATACTGGTCAAAGATTTCTATGAAAACACACTGAAGTCCAATGAATTTTCTAAACTCTACTGTACTGTCCTTGATGTTGAAGTCAGTGAAGGCCAGAAGAAAGATGCAGAGAGTGTTGGTGTCACTTTAATCCCAGCTACAAGAAGTAAATGGGCTGATCCTGATGAAGACCCACCAGTAGTAAACTGGCTGTTCAACCATTACACATACTACAACAAACTAAAGgatttacaaaatgtaaaacatgttgTCAGCTTTTCTCCCAAGACAAAGAATGCAGCAGCTGCCATACATGAAAGTCTTTTCCCTCAAGCTCAGCTTCACCAAATATCTGTTCCAGACTCACCTGCTTCAACACTGCTTATACACACAAGCTGGGTTACAGATCCTGAAAGCACAACAGCTCTTACAACTCAACTGATCATCAAATATATCAGGGAAAACACACTGAACTCTGAAATAATAGCTAGACTCTACTGTACAGTCTTTGATACTGAAATCAGTGAAGATCAAAAGCTAAATGCAGAGAGTGTTGGTGTGACTTTGATGCAAGCTAAAAAATCAATAGTGGTGCTATTAAAGATCCCCCTGGTGAAACATGGCTTGTTCACCATGAAATTCGTT contains:
- the LOC139127186 gene encoding uncharacterized protein produces the protein MLSNGTTSNTRTRTTNKMANPSSEALLVSTSWNTASDDLTSQPTTILVKDFYENTLKSNEFSKLYCTVLDVEVSEGQKKDAESVGVTLIPATRSKWADPDEDPPVVNWLFNHYTYYNKLKDLQNVKHVVSFSPKTKNAAAAIHESLFPQAQLHQISVPDSPASTLLIHTSWVTDPESTTALTTQLIIKYIRENTLNSEIIARLYCTVFDTEISEDQKLNAESVGVTLMQAKKSIVVLLKIPLVKHGLFTMKFVIQPLENTKYQACDQLEFENKGCSNFRPSKSLP